A genomic stretch from Enterobacter dykesii includes:
- a CDS encoding DUF421 domain-containing protein, with translation MDMVFRALAIYLFLVVVFKVAGRRALLQMTSFDLILLLIISEATQQALLGQDFSVTGAMITITTLVVVDIIFGLMKKYFSPVENILDGTPVILVENGVPLADKLKKVDVSCDDILVSARQNNGLTEMSEIKYAILERNGHISIIPFEK, from the coding sequence ATGGATATGGTCTTTCGCGCGCTGGCTATTTATCTGTTCCTCGTGGTGGTATTTAAAGTGGCCGGGCGTCGCGCGCTGCTGCAGATGACCAGCTTCGATCTCATCCTGCTCCTGATAATTAGTGAAGCCACGCAGCAGGCGCTTCTTGGACAGGATTTTTCCGTTACCGGCGCGATGATTACTATTACTACGTTGGTGGTGGTGGATATAATATTCGGCTTGATGAAAAAATATTTTTCCCCTGTGGAGAATATTCTGGATGGTACGCCGGTGATTCTGGTCGAGAATGGAGTGCCGTTAGCCGATAAGCTGAAAAAAGTCGACGTATCCTGTGATGATATTCTGGTGTCAGCGCGTCAAAATAATGGGCTTACAGAAATGAGTGAGATTAAATATGCCATACTTGAGCGCAATGGACATATTTCAATCATTCCTTTCGAGAAATAA
- a CDS encoding 2-oxo-tetronate isomerase: protein MSNLFHDSNNTVGELTKKLASKLTDLGLRLTTAESCTGGKLSVALCAEENTAEFYDVGLVVFSDEAKARILGVRPETLERFTAVSEQTVTEMAASIRDIAQADISIAISGYAGPEGGDDGTAAGTVCFAWNIRGETKTRTVLFSGDCQDVVEKAVHYSLAELVTTLSDGNNG, encoded by the coding sequence ATGAGCAATCTTTTTCACGACAGTAATAATACCGTGGGTGAACTGACAAAAAAGCTGGCGAGCAAATTAACCGATCTCGGGCTTCGCTTAACCACCGCGGAATCCTGCACGGGCGGCAAGCTCTCGGTAGCGCTTTGCGCAGAGGAAAACACCGCCGAATTTTATGATGTCGGCCTGGTCGTGTTCAGCGATGAAGCCAAAGCGCGGATCCTCGGCGTGCGTCCTGAGACGCTTGAGCGGTTTACGGCCGTGAGCGAGCAGACGGTAACCGAAATGGCCGCCAGTATCCGCGACATCGCCCAGGCCGATATCAGCATCGCCATCAGCGGCTACGCGGGCCCGGAAGGGGGCGACGACGGCACGGCGGCGGGGACGGTCTGCTTCGCGTGGAATATACGCGGCGAGACGAAGACCCGCACCGTGCTTTTCTCCGGTGACTGTCAGGACGTGGTCGAAAAAGCGGTGCATTACTCGCTGGCTGAACTGGTAACAACGTTGTCGGACGGGAATAACGGATAA
- a CDS encoding SDR family oxidoreductase, whose amino-acid sequence MAVIVITGGTAGVGKATALHFAKAGYDVGLIARDEASLHSTQEELRRFGVNAHAVQADVADSQAVVDAANEIEYRLGAIDVWVNNAMGAVLAPFRTLTPDEFRRVTEVTYLGYVNGTRAALELMVPRDRGVIIQVGSALAYRSIPLQSAYCGAKAAIRGFTDAVRTELMHENSRVQLSMVQMPGLNTPQFEWARNKFAWAMRPVPPVFEPEVAASAIFRVAQKPVRELWVGSSTIQSIVGQFFFPGFLDRLMVKKAWEGQMTDDLNAPDRRDYLDQPVNDLHKIHGRFTDEAKTRAPSVTSGMPGKVALGALAVAGVVLTRLITRRKP is encoded by the coding sequence ATGGCTGTCATAGTGATTACCGGCGGGACGGCGGGCGTGGGAAAAGCCACGGCGCTGCACTTTGCAAAGGCGGGTTACGACGTGGGGCTCATCGCCCGCGATGAAGCCAGCCTGCACTCGACCCAGGAGGAGCTACGGCGCTTTGGCGTTAATGCCCACGCCGTGCAGGCGGACGTCGCCGACAGCCAGGCGGTGGTGGATGCCGCTAACGAAATTGAGTATCGCCTCGGCGCGATTGATGTCTGGGTGAACAACGCCATGGGGGCCGTTCTGGCGCCGTTTCGCACCCTTACGCCGGACGAGTTTCGGCGCGTGACTGAGGTGACGTACCTCGGCTACGTAAACGGCACTCGCGCCGCGCTTGAGCTTATGGTTCCGCGCGACAGGGGCGTGATTATCCAGGTGGGGTCCGCGCTGGCCTACCGTTCTATTCCGCTGCAGTCAGCCTACTGCGGGGCAAAAGCGGCGATCCGCGGGTTCACCGATGCGGTGCGTACCGAGCTGATGCATGAGAACAGCCGGGTTCAGCTTTCGATGGTCCAGATGCCGGGGCTCAATACCCCGCAGTTCGAATGGGCGAGGAACAAGTTCGCCTGGGCGATGCGTCCGGTGCCGCCGGTCTTTGAGCCTGAGGTGGCCGCCAGCGCCATCTTCAGAGTGGCGCAAAAGCCGGTGCGCGAGCTGTGGGTTGGCAGCAGTACCATCCAGTCCATCGTCGGGCAATTTTTCTTCCCCGGTTTTCTTGACCGGCTGATGGTGAAAAAGGCCTGGGAAGGCCAGATGACCGACGACCTCAACGCGCCGGATCGCCGGGACTATCTCGACCAGCCGGTTAACGATCTGCATAAAATCCATGGCCGCTTTACTGATGAGGCGAAAACCCGCGCGCCGTCCGTCACCTCCGGCATGCCGGGTAAGGTAGCGCTGGGCGCCCTCGCGGTGGCGGGGGTAGTGCTGACGCGTCTGATAACCCGCCGGAAACCGTAA